CGGTGGCTATGCGCTGGCCGGTCACTGGCATCCATCGGTTCGACTGCGTGGCGCGGGAGGCGATCGGCTGACGCTGCCGTGCTTCTACTTCGCAGCCGATCACGGCGTGCTCCCCGCATTCACGCGGTTTTCCGGCAAAGGCATCATCGAGCCCGCGGTCAATAGTCGCGTGTTTGTCATCGCCGACGACGAAGTTTTGGCCGTGCAGTAAATCTTCCACTCGGCACTCCCGGCAAACGGGTTGGATTCTTGGAATTTTCTCGTCCACCTGACGGGTCGGGCCGGGTATGCTAACCAATCGGGCAGAATCTGCGGTCCCGCGATTCGAGCGTTGCCGTGGGAGCCGGTTGCATCGGGTGGGGAGAATTCGGATGCGTCGTCTGCTGACATTCTGCGGGGTGCTGTTCGGTTGCTTGCTGTCGTTGCCGCTGCATGCGGCGGAACTGGCGATTGTGCCGCCGAAAGTCACCCTGACCGGGCCAACTGCACAGCAACAACTACTCGCCGTCGAACAGGATGCGACCGCAGTCGCGTTGGCCGATCGCACCGCAACCGTCACCTGGACCAGTTCCGATCCCGGCATCGTTCGGGTGGACGCCTCCGGCATGCTGACGCCGGTGCGTGATGGAATTGCCCAGATTACCGCACAATTCGAAGGCCGACGCACACAAATTCCAGTCACCGTTGAGCAATCGACCACGCCCCAGCGTTGGAGTTTCACGCAGCATGTGCAGCCGATTTTGACGCGACTGGGCTGCAACTCGGGGGCGTGTCACGGGGCGCTGGCTGGAAAAGGCGGGCTGAAATTATCTCTGCGGGGGTATGATTCGGAATCCGATCATTTCGTCATCACCCGGCAAGCACAATCCCGACGCATCAACGGGTTGGAGCCGGCCAAAAGTTTGCTCCTGCTCAAAGGTGCACGCCGAATCCCGCACGGTGGCGGAACCCGACTCGAAGCCGAGAGCCGCGAAGACCGCATCCTCACCGAATGGATCGCCCAAGGTGCCCCCGCCGCTCGCCCCAACGAGGCCACCGTCGCCAAATTGGACGTATTCCCCAAGGCGATGCGTGGCAAACCTGGCGACAAATTCCGCGTCATCGTTCAAGCACGGATGAGCGATGGGCATACCGAGGATGTCACCGGCTGGGTCCGCTTTGGCTCCAGCGAAGACCAAGTCGCCACCGTCGATGAAGACGGGCAAGTCACCGTCGCCGGGAATGGAGAAGCAGCCATCACCGTGGTTTACGGCAGTTTTGTGGCCACGGTGCCGATGGTCTCGCCGTTCCCGAATGCGATTGCGGCAGACGTGTTTCGCAATGCGGAACGTCGCAATGCCATCGACCCGCTGATTCTGACCAAATTGCAGGAATTGAACCTGCCCCCCTCGCCGCCGTGCGATGACGCCACGTTCATTCGCCGCGTATTTCTCGATGTCGCAGGGATTCTGCCGACTCCCAGCGAAGTGCAGCAGTTTCTCGCCGATTCCCGCCCCGACAAGCGCGCCAAGCTAATCGATGCCCTGCTGGAACGACCCGAATACGTCGATTATTGGACGTACAAATGGTGCGATCTGCTGCTGGTGTCCACCCGCAAATTGCAGCCGCCCGCGATGTGGGCATATTACCGCAAAGTTCGTTCCAGCGTGGAAGCGAATCAACCCTGGGACCGCTTTGCCCGCGACATTCTCACCGCCACCGGAAGCAATTTGGAACAAGGTGGTGGGAACTTCTATCTGCTGCATACCGATGTCGCCGAACTCACCGAATCGATGGCGGTCACCTTCTTGGGGATGTCGATCACCTGTGCCCGCTGTCACAATCATCCGCTGGAACGCTGGACGCAGGATCAATATTGGAGCCTGGCCAATTTGTTCTCACGGGTGACGATGAAAAATGGCCAGCAACCTGGAGAGGTGCATCTGAGCGCAGCGGATTCCGGGGATGTGCTGCACCCGCGACTCAATCGGGCCATGCCGCCCACGCCGCTGGATGGCAAGCCGCTGCCGCTGAATGCCGAGAGCGATCGGCGAGCGTACTTTGTCGATTGGCTCACCGCCAAAGACAATCCGTATTTTGCCAAGGCGATCGTCAACCGCGTTTGGCGGGCGATGATGGGGCGCGGTTTGGTCGAGGCCGAGGACGATCTCCGGGAAACCAACCCGCCTAGCAACCCAGCGCTGTTTCAGGCGTTGAGTGCCGATTTCGTCGCGTCGCAATTCGATGTCAAGCAGTTGATTCGCACCATCGCCAACTCAGCGGCGTATCAGCGCAGTTCGATTCCGCTGCCTGGAAATGCCGCCGATGATCGCTTCTATTCGCGGTACTTGGTGCGTCGGCTCTCGGCGGAAGTCACGCTCGATGCCTTCGCAGCGGTCACGAATGTGCCCACACCGTTTACCCATGTATACAACGGGGTTGAGAATCAACTCGCCGCCACGGGCAATTATCCGCTGGGATTGCGGGCGTTGCAGCTGCCCGATTCGCGGGTCGCATCGCCGTTCTTGGAAACCTTCGGGCGACCATTGCGGGAACAGACCTGCTCTTGCGAACGCGAAGCCGATTCCAGCGTTGGCCAGGCATTGCATTTGAACAACAATCAATCGCTGAATCAAAAATTGCGTGCCCCGAATTCCCGGCTGAATCGCTGGCTGGCCGACAATCGCCCACCTGCGGAGATCGTGCGGGAGTTATTCGCCTGGACGCTGCACCGGGCACCCACCGAGCGCGAACGCCGCGAATTCGAGGCCGAACTCACCGCCGCCACCACCCCACAAGCCCGCCGTGAGGCACTCGAAGACCTCACCTGGGCCATTCTGACGAGCAAGGAATTCTTGTTCAACCATTGATTCATCCACGCGGAAATCGGCTCCGGTTCGAGGGATTGTGACGAAATGGTCTCTCGGATGTCGGGAACCGCTTCCCCGGAGCGAAACCGATCGCTAAACTGAGAATATGACGCCATCGCCGCTCTCCATCCCGGTTGTTGCCTCGGAATCCACCCCCGTGAAGCGGGCCTGGTTGGATCAATCCGATGAATCGCTCCGCGCCTGGTTCGCCGAACGCGGCGAAAAGCCCATGCGCATCCGCCAAGTTCGCCAGTGGTTGTTCCAACAACGAGCCGAATCATTTGCCGGCATGACCGATTTGCCGCAGAAACTCCGCGAGCAACTCGACGCCGAATTCACCATATTCGGCAGCGTCATCGATCGCCACATGATCGCCACCGATGGCACGCAAAAGCTGGTGCTGCGCTGGCAAGATGGCCGCCGCATTGAGTGCGTGATGATTCCCGAAGGCGAGCGCCGCACAGCCTGCATCAGCACGCAAGTCGGCTGCGCGATGGGCTGTGTCTTTTGTGCCAGCGGGCTCAACGGCGTGGAACGCAACCTAACCCGAGGCGAAATTCTCGAAGAACTCATCCGCATCCGCAACGTCACCGCCCCTGGCGAACGACTCACCAACGTCGTCGTCATGGGCATGGGCGAACCGATGGCCAACCTGGATAACCTGCTGGCCGCACTCGATACCGCCGGGCGGAAAGATGGCCTGGATCTGGGCGCTCGGCATGTGACAATCTCCACGGTGGGGCTGCCGGTGAAGATGCGTCGGCTGGCGGAACACGGCAAAGCCTATCATTTAGCCGTGTCGCTGCATGCGCCCAATGACGAATTGCGATCGCAAATCGTTCCCACCAATCAACATACGGGAATTGAGCCGATTTTGGCGGCCGCCGATGCGTACTTCGAACAAACCGGCCGACAAGTGACCTATGAATATGTCGTGCTCGGTGGCATCAACGATCAGCCGATCCACGCGACGCAGTTGGCCAATCTGCTGCGAGGCCGCAAAGCGTATGTGAATCTGATTCCGTTCAACGCGGTGGAAGGGCTGCCGTATCGCGATCCGAAACCGCGTGATCTTCGGCATCTGATTGACACCTTGCGTTCCGCGGGGGTTGCGGTCAATATTCGCAAACGAAAGGGGGCGGACATCGACGCCGCCTGTGGTCAACTGCGCCGGAAAGTGGAAGCCGAGGCCCAAGCGAACGCCGCCCAAGCCACGGCCGATGCCCGCGCGGCGCTCGCCACCAACTAATGCTCACCGGGGAGGCCACCTCCCCACACGATCGGCCATGCAAGGGGCAGGCCGCGGCTTCTTTTCCGACCCCAGGCAGGGGGCAGCCATGGCGATTGGTCAGACCAGCGCACAAATGGCGCTCCGCGACCCCGACATTCGCTTGATGCTGCGCGTCCGCGACGACGATGCCTCGGCATTTGCGGAATTGGTCGAACGCTTTCAACATCGTTTGGTTTCGGTGCTGACCCACCTGCTGGGAACTTCCGAAGAAGCCGAAGATTTGGCCCAAGAAGTCTTTCTGCGGATTTATCGCATCCGCAAAAAATATCGCCCCAAGGCGAAATTCTCCACCTGGCTGTTCACCATCGCCAACAATCTCGCATCCAATTCCCGTCGGGACCGTTACCGGCGACAAATGGTGCAACTGCCGCCGCAAGACTCCGGCCCGCTCGGCCCACGTCCCGAAGAACAACTGCTGCATGATCGCCAACATCAACCATCGCAAGCATTGGCGGCACAAGAACTTGCGATTATTGTGCGGCAGGCCATTGATGCGCTCAACGACCGCCAACGCACCGCGGTCATTCTGAATAAATTCGAAGAAATGCCGTATGCCGAAATTGGCGAGGTCATGGGATTAACCACCAAAGCGGTCAAATCGCTGCTCAGCCGAGCGCGATGCCGACTGAAGGAACTCCTGGAACCGTACATTTGCATGGATGGCGAAGCGTTTGGGCTGGCGGATGGCGACGATGATCTGAATGAGCCTGCTGAGGAACCGATCGATCCGGCGGAGGATGAGTCATGACCATGAATCCAACAGACTCGCCGACCCCAGATTCGGATGATCCCGCGAATCCCTCCGCGAAGGATGCCAACCCGATCATCCCATCGCAACCCCCTTCTGAAGAAGAGGTTGCGGCAGATCCCATGGGGGAATTGGTCGCCTATCTGGATGGCGAAGTCGATGCCAAGACGCGCCAAGAGGTGGAGGCGACCCTGCAACGCGATGCCACCGCCCGCGATGAGGCCAGCAAGCTCAAGCGGACATGGGATCTTCTCGACTATTTGCCCAAAACGGAAGCATCGCCGGACTTTACGCAACGAACGATTAGCAAATTGCTGCCAGTTCCGACTGCGGAGAAACCGCCGCGTGGCCCGGATCGCCCCTCCACGGGGAGTCTGCCGACGCCCGCAATGACGCCGATGCCCGGCCCAACGGCCCCGCTCACGCCCAGCGCAGCACTGGCGACGGCCCCACCGGCGACGAGCAGCCCTGCAATGCCCCCGCAATCGGGTGGGACGGGGTGGATTCGGTCGGTGGCGATGCTACTTTTGGTCGGCGTAAGTTCTTATTTCATCAGTAGTTGGGTACGCACACCGTCGGGAAATTCCGATTCAGGCATCACTGCCCCCAATCCCGACTGGTTACCATTGCCCGATCTGCGAATCATCGAAAACCTGCCCCGATATTGGGGTGTCGAGGATTTGGAATTTGCGAAAGCATTGGAGCAATCCGAACTCTTCGCGGAGGATGAATAATGCTCCGATCCTTGTGGTGGCATCGCATGTTCGGCGCGGGGCTGCTGGGGCTGGCGATGTTGGGAGTTGCGACTCAGTTGGTGAGCGCAGATGGTTCGGATATCGAGGAACTCCGTCGAAACAAAGCCTTGTTTGATCGCCTGAGTGCATCCCGACAGCAACAGATCCGCAAGCTCGATGCCGATCTCCACGAATTGCCGCAACCCGAGCTGGATTCGCTGAATACGCTCCTGGATCGTTATGCAGTTTGGCTCTCGCGGTTGGACGAAGCCGATCGTCAACGGGTGATGAGTCAGACGGGGAATGCACGGCTTGCGGTCATTCAGGAATTGCGGGAAAAGCAATGGGAACAAGGACTTCCGGCTGCTTGGCGAGCGGAGTTGGCCAAAAATCCGCACCAGCGAGCCGAGAAGTTGGCGGCCTACCGACGCATGCAGCAACAATTCAATGACGATTGGGCCATGGTCATCCGCAACTGGGATGATCTCCGTCAGAATCGCATGCCGTTACCGATTCTTACCGAAGAATTTCGGCGAGATCTGGTGGCCCATCTGGAACTGCTGCGACCGCAATTGTCCGCAAACGAACTGGCGCGGTTGACCACCGCAGAGCAGCGATTGCAAGCCGGCGATTGGATCGTCGGCGCGCGAATGATCGTCGATTTAAGCGACCGACACCCGTTGATTCCGGGACCGCTCACCGGGCCGAAACAGTATTCGGAACTCCCCAAGGATGTGCAGCAATTCTTGGATCAGAAAGGACTTACGGCAGCAAGGGAACCGAACTTTCCGGGTGTGGGTCGTTGGCCCGATTATGCCGTTGCCGTGAGTGAGTTGGTCGCTCGAAAGAATTTGCGATTGCCGACCGAATTGGGGCCATGCCGCCCGAACCAATTCTCCCCCCCAATCAACGCCTGGATCGACCGATTGGAGCGCGTCACGCTCAAGGGCAAGACCAAAGATCGCGAACGCCTTCAACAGGCGGAAGGACATTGGCCTGATTATCCCCGCGTTGTGCTACAACTAGCGAAACAGCATCAGATTGTTTTTCCCGGTTGGACACTCCCCGGACCGTTGGAAAAATGGGAACGATTCCGCACGGGGAAGAAAAAGAAGAAATCGTAACTCGTGATTGGATCATGAATTGCGACGATTCGCATGTTGCCGAGAATGCTCTCCATGTCCGAAGAAGCTGAGCCGTTGTTGCGATTGCAAGGTGTGACGATTGCCCGATTGGGGACCCCCGTGGGGCTGCCACGGCTCGATTGGACGGTACATCGCGGAGAAGTCTGGGCCATCACCGGCCCGACGGGCAGCGGTAAATCGACCTTGCTCGAAGGGCTCCTGGGGCGACAGCGCATTCTCGAAGGAACACTCGAACGTGGCTTCATCGATCGATTGCGGGCTGCCGGGCGAGCGATTGGCCTTTCCAGCGAGGTGATGACGCTCGTCTCATTCAAAGAGGAATCCTGGCTGTTTTCGTATCAGCGACACTATTATCAGCAGCGATTCCATTGGGTGGAACCGCACGATGAACTTCTGCTGGGGCAATTTCTTCGCAGCGGCACCAAAGCGGATGCGGCGGCAGTTGAAGCGGCGGCGGAGCGGGTCGGACTGGCGGGGCGGCTTGAGCAATCGCTGATTACGCTTTCCAATGGCCAGATTCGACGGGCCCGACTCGCGCGGGCGCTGCTCACCAAGCCGGAAATGCTGCTGTTGGATGACCCGTTTATGGGGTTGGATGCGTCTGGTCGCGCGGAAATTGGCGGACTGCTGCAAGGATTATTGGCGGATGGTCTGCCGATGATTCTTGTTCTGCGCCCCGAGCAGATTCCCGACTGGGTGACGCATGTGCTGTGGTTGGAGCATCCGGTTCGCACGTCGGCACATCGACCGCCACCAACACAAACCGAGATTTCATCACATGTTGCGTGGCAAACTGGGGTGCCGGAATCGCATGCCACGCCGGTTGTCGAATTAACGAATGTCTCAGTGACGACAGCGGGGAAGCCGATTTTGCGGGACATCACCTGGACCGCACGCGAAGGCGAACGCTGGACGATTCTCGGATCGAATGGATCGGGAAAATCGACCCTGCTCAGTCTGCTGTACGCGGATCATCCGGCGGCGTATGGCAATTCCATTCGCTTGTTTGGTCGGCAACGTGGCACGGGTGAAAGCATTTGGCAGGTGAAGGCGAAGATCGGTTTTGTCTCGCCAGAATTGCATCTCTATTTCCACGAACCACTTACGGCGGCGGAAACGGTTGCGACTGGCTTTT
This DNA window, taken from Tuwongella immobilis, encodes the following:
- a CDS encoding anti-sigma factor family protein yields the protein MTMNPTDSPTPDSDDPANPSAKDANPIIPSQPPSEEEVAADPMGELVAYLDGEVDAKTRQEVEATLQRDATARDEASKLKRTWDLLDYLPKTEASPDFTQRTISKLLPVPTAEKPPRGPDRPSTGSLPTPAMTPMPGPTAPLTPSAALATAPPATSSPAMPPQSGGTGWIRSVAMLLLVGVSSYFISSWVRTPSGNSDSGITAPNPDWLPLPDLRIIENLPRYWGVEDLEFAKALEQSELFAEDE
- a CDS encoding DUF1553 domain-containing protein: MRRLLTFCGVLFGCLLSLPLHAAELAIVPPKVTLTGPTAQQQLLAVEQDATAVALADRTATVTWTSSDPGIVRVDASGMLTPVRDGIAQITAQFEGRRTQIPVTVEQSTTPQRWSFTQHVQPILTRLGCNSGACHGALAGKGGLKLSLRGYDSESDHFVITRQAQSRRINGLEPAKSLLLLKGARRIPHGGGTRLEAESREDRILTEWIAQGAPAARPNEATVAKLDVFPKAMRGKPGDKFRVIVQARMSDGHTEDVTGWVRFGSSEDQVATVDEDGQVTVAGNGEAAITVVYGSFVATVPMVSPFPNAIAADVFRNAERRNAIDPLILTKLQELNLPPSPPCDDATFIRRVFLDVAGILPTPSEVQQFLADSRPDKRAKLIDALLERPEYVDYWTYKWCDLLLVSTRKLQPPAMWAYYRKVRSSVEANQPWDRFARDILTATGSNLEQGGGNFYLLHTDVAELTESMAVTFLGMSITCARCHNHPLERWTQDQYWSLANLFSRVTMKNGQQPGEVHLSAADSGDVLHPRLNRAMPPTPLDGKPLPLNAESDRRAYFVDWLTAKDNPYFAKAIVNRVWRAMMGRGLVEAEDDLRETNPPSNPALFQALSADFVASQFDVKQLIRTIANSAAYQRSSIPLPGNAADDRFYSRYLVRRLSAEVTLDAFAAVTNVPTPFTHVYNGVENQLAATGNYPLGLRALQLPDSRVASPFLETFGRPLREQTCSCEREADSSVGQALHLNNNQSLNQKLRAPNSRLNRWLADNRPPAEIVRELFAWTLHRAPTERERREFEAELTAATTPQARREALEDLTWAILTSKEFLFNH
- a CDS encoding ATP-binding cassette domain-containing protein, producing MSEEAEPLLRLQGVTIARLGTPVGLPRLDWTVHRGEVWAITGPTGSGKSTLLEGLLGRQRILEGTLERGFIDRLRAAGRAIGLSSEVMTLVSFKEESWLFSYQRHYYQQRFHWVEPHDELLLGQFLRSGTKADAAAVEAAAERVGLAGRLEQSLITLSNGQIRRARLARALLTKPEMLLLDDPFMGLDASGRAEIGGLLQGLLADGLPMILVLRPEQIPDWVTHVLWLEHPVRTSAHRPPPTQTEISSHVAWQTGVPESHATPVVELTNVSVTTAGKPILRDITWTAREGERWTILGSNGSGKSTLLSLLYADHPAAYGNSIRLFGRQRGTGESIWQVKAKIGFVSPELHLYFHEPLTAAETVATGFFDVLVYRPTNESQRAEMRHLFEQFGCLDLWDRRFSQLATGEQRLVLLMRALVKRPPLVILDEPFQGLDGTSIERVRNWLDRDLRPNQTLLFTSHYAQEMPTSIDRMLRLDQGRVVEVSSVGTGATTGLAGSAG
- a CDS encoding RNA polymerase sigma factor → MAIGQTSAQMALRDPDIRLMLRVRDDDASAFAELVERFQHRLVSVLTHLLGTSEEAEDLAQEVFLRIYRIRKKYRPKAKFSTWLFTIANNLASNSRRDRYRRQMVQLPPQDSGPLGPRPEEQLLHDRQHQPSQALAAQELAIIVRQAIDALNDRQRTAVILNKFEEMPYAEIGEVMGLTTKAVKSLLSRARCRLKELLEPYICMDGEAFGLADGDDDLNEPAEEPIDPAEDES
- the rlmN gene encoding 23S rRNA (adenine(2503)-C(2))-methyltransferase RlmN, yielding MTPSPLSIPVVASESTPVKRAWLDQSDESLRAWFAERGEKPMRIRQVRQWLFQQRAESFAGMTDLPQKLREQLDAEFTIFGSVIDRHMIATDGTQKLVLRWQDGRRIECVMIPEGERRTACISTQVGCAMGCVFCASGLNGVERNLTRGEILEELIRIRNVTAPGERLTNVVVMGMGEPMANLDNLLAALDTAGRKDGLDLGARHVTISTVGLPVKMRRLAEHGKAYHLAVSLHAPNDELRSQIVPTNQHTGIEPILAAADAYFEQTGRQVTYEYVVLGGINDQPIHATQLANLLRGRKAYVNLIPFNAVEGLPYRDPKPRDLRHLIDTLRSAGVAVNIRKRKGADIDAACGQLRRKVEAEAQANAAQATADARAALATN